The Toxotes jaculatrix isolate fToxJac2 chromosome 14, fToxJac2.pri, whole genome shotgun sequence genome window below encodes:
- the tnk2b gene encoding tyrosine kinase, non-receptor, 2b isoform X2, which produces MRRFDKLKKSFPFLAHFHVYRKLGSSMQCEEGTEWLLELLMEVQLQQYFLRIRDDLNVTRLSHFDYVKNEDLEKIGMGRPGQRRLWEAVKRRKAMCKRKSWMSKVFSGKRPDGGDFPQQGQPASSFRKLSPTPPLGLGEGVLTTQSGGSAPLDGQQQALTCLIPEKDLTLFEKLGDGSFGVVKRGEWLTPSGKVLNVAVKCLKTDVLSQPDALEDFICEVNAMHSLDHQNLIRLYGVVLTHPMKMVTELAPLGSLLERLRCVRPQGPVLIHTLCQYAVQVACGMAYLEQRRFIHRDLAARNILLASAHRVKIGDFGLMRALPNNHEHYVMQEHRKVPFAWCAPESLKTRTFSHATDTWMFGVTLWEMFTHGQEPWLGLNGSQILHKIDKECERLPKPEDCPQDIYNVMLQCWAQKPDDRPTFVALREFLLETMPTDMCALQDFDEPDKLQIQVNDVITIIEGRAENYWWRGQNKRTLKVGQFPRNVVTSVAGLSAHDISRPLKNSFIHTGHGDTNPNRCWGFPDRIDDLYLGNPMDPPDVLGLDLGGTRPTQLPGRAKKEPPPRPPQPAVLIKSKSAFSQQLLTRCSCPLCSLLAPLLKEPCYDPVNEDEDLTSAGLKRLSLRKTGSVKGLKLKPAVWVSASKQGSSRTTGSGYNPNSEVSLIDFGEEFPPSTPSPSPVVEIQIPSLAKLALQAENILDRTPPQSPSKSLPRPLHPTPVVDWDARPLPPPPAYDDVAQDEDDMEVSSINSSEQQHEEEQSDVHKPEEADEAFASGQKVQTEVLVPRGTERSGLEDNLFLPCKQSQGLSSSFSQSAEIFQELQQECMRRLNVPTGGAAQSTSPSQTSVSFPQTPQILQIKEGHQQIVLSSSEDKPQIPPRVPIPPRPIKRGDYTSARWSRDLSLSPTPADTTEDSSGPDQNRPPQIPPRDPLSQPGSRTPSPMGLVVGSPQQRVYSVSPTTMQAPLTSCPLTHSYGSYLSTSPGKLMPTTHSFASDPKYAAPKVIQAQGKDPASKGPCILPIVRDGRKVSNTHYYLLPERPPYLDRYDRFFREAESLPASGVDERHIRQANTATVRPMVVSGQTVQGHAQGQGLVQQGELKANFSSNNNSSLGGPRSAMKTSVSLPRVCSDGLTAPVVTVSCTRADGGGNSADKVKMVQEAVHGVTIEECQAALQNHNWNIQKAVHYLKVEQLFCLGLRSRSECLKLLEMCDWNLEVASTQMLDNYGSTTRQRR; this is translated from the exons ATGCGACGCTTTGACAAGCTGAAAAAGTCATTCCCCTTCCTGGCACACTTTCACGTATATCGA aaacTGGGCAGCAGCATGCAGTGTGAGGAAGGCACAGAAtggctgctggagctgctgatggaggtgcagctgcagcagtactTCCTGCGGATCAGAGATGACCTTAACGTCACACGGCTGTCACACTTTGACTATGTCAAGAACGAAGACCTGGAGAAGATTGGCATGGGTCGACCTG GGCAGAGACGACTGTGGGAAGCTGTGAAAAGGAGGAAAGCCATGTGCAAGCGCAAGTCCTGGATGAGCAAG GTGTTTAGTGGTAAGCGCCCAGACGGAGGAGACTTCCCCCAACAGGGCCAGCCAGCCTCCTCCTTTCGAAAGCTGTCTCCCACACCTCCCCTGGGCCTGGGGGAGGGAGTCTTGACCACACAGTCTGGTGGTAGTGCTCCCCTTGATGGACAGCAGCAAGCTCTGACTTGTCTCATCCCAGAGAAGGACTTGACTTTGTTTGAGAAGCTTGGGGATGGCTCCTTTGGCGtggtgaagagaggagagtggCTGACACCATCAGGGAAGGTG TTGAATGTGGCCGTGAAGTGTCTGAAGACAGATGTGCTCAGTCAGCCCGATGCTCTGGAGGATTTCATCTGTGAGGTCAACGCCATGCACTCCCTGGACCACCAGAACCTCATTCGCCTCTACGGTGTGGTGCTCACACACCCAATGAAGATG GTGACGGAGCTGGCTCCTCTGGGTTCTCTGCTGGAGCGTTTGCGATGCGTTCGTCCGCAGGGTCCAGTGCTGATCCACACTCTGTGTCAGTATGCTGTACAGGTGGCCTGTGGCATGGCCTACCTGGAGCAGAGGAGGTTCATTCACAGGGACCTGGCAGCCAG GAACATCCTGTTGGCGTCAGCTCACAGAGTGAAGATCGGTGACTTCGGgctgatgagggctctgcctaaCAACCACGAGCACTATGTCATGCAGGAACATCGCAAGGTCCCCTTTGCATG GTGTGCCCCAGAGAGTCTGAAGACCAGAACATTCTCCCATGCTACAGACACATGGATGTTTGGAGTTACACTCTGGGAGATGTTCACACATGGTCAGGAGCCTTGGCTGGGTCTTAATGGAAGCCAG ATTCTGCACAAGATTGATAAAGAATGTGAACGACTCCCTAAGCCAGAGGACTGTCCGCAGGATATCTATAATGTCATGCTGCAGTGTTGGGCACAGAAACCAGACGACAGACCTACTTTTGTCGCCCTGAGAGAGTTCCTGCTTGAG accatGCCCACAGACATGTGTGCTCTGCAGGACTTTGACGAGCCTGACAAACTGCAGATTCAGGTCAATGATGTCATCACCATCATAGAGGGAAG ggCAGAGAACTACTGGTGGAGGGGTCAAAACAAGCGTACTCTCAAGGTCGGACAGTTCCCCAGAAACGTGGTGACTTCGGTAGCGGGTCTGTCAGCTCACGATATCAGCCGGCCACTCAAGAACAGCTTCATCCACACAGGACATGGAGACACAAACCCTAATCGCTGCTGGGGCTTCCCTGACAGGATTGACGA CTTGTACCTCGGGAATCCCATGGATCCTCCTGATGTTCTGGGTTTAGACCTCGGTGGTACTCGGCCCACTCAGCTACCAGGACGAGCTAAAA aGGAGCCTCCTCCCCGCCCTCCTCAACCAGCAGTGTTAATCAAGAGTAAGTCTGCTTTCTCTCAGCAGCTCCTCACCCGTTGCTCCTGCCCTCTCTGTTCCCTCCTAGCTCCACTCCTCAAAG AGCCTTGCTACGATCCAGTAAACGAGGATGAGGATCTGACCTCTGCAGGACTAAAGAGGTTATCGCTTCGGAAAACAGGTTCAGTCAAAGGCTTAAAACTTAAACCCGCTGTGTGGGTCTCGGCTTCCAAACAGGGGAGTAGCCGGACTACAGGCTCAGGCTACAACCCCAACAGTGAAGTGTCCCTCATTGACTTTGGAGAGGAGTTCCCCCCGTCCACACCGTCCCCCTCCCCGGTGGTTGAAATTCAGATCCCCTCACTGGCGAAGCTGGCTTTGCAAGCAGAGAACATCCTGGACCGGACTCCACCTCAGAGTCCGTCTAAATCGTTGCCCCGCCCCCTTCACCCCACACCAGTAGTGGACTGGGACGCACGACCATTACCCCCGCCCCCAGCCTATGATGATGTAGCCCAAGATGAAGATGATATGGAG GTGAGTTCCATCAacagctcagagcagcagcatgaaGAGGAGCAAAGTGATGTCCATAAGCCAGAAGAGGCTGACGAAGCTTTCGCCTCTGGACAGAAGGTGCAGACTGAGGTTCTTGTCCCCAGGGGTACAGAAAGATCAGGTCTGGAGGATAACCTCTTTCTCCCCTGCAAGCAGAGCCAGGGCCTGTCCtcgtctttctctcagtctgcaGAAATCTTCCAAGAACTCCAGCAGGAGTGCATGAGGAGACTCAACGTACCAACAGGAGGCGCTGCTCAGTCAACTTCGCCATCCCAGACCTCAGTTTCATTCCCCCAGACTCCTCAGATCCTTCAGATCAAGGAGGGACACCAGCAGATTGTCCTCTCCTCCAGTGAAGACAAACCCCAGATCCCCCCACGTGTCCCCATCCCCCCTCGCCCTATAAAAAGGGGCGATTACACATCTGCTCGCTGGTCAAGagatctctctctgtccccaaCGCCTGCAGACACCACAGAGGACTCTTCAGGCCCAGACCAGAACCGACCACCTCAGATCCCTCCAAGGGACCCTTTGTCCCAGCCAGGCTCCAGGACTCCTAGCCCCATGGGCCTGGTAGTGGGCTCTCCCCAGCAGAGAGTCTACTCTGTCAGCCCCACCACCATGCAGGCCCCCCTTACCTCCTGCCCCCTCACACACAGCTACGGCTCCTacctctccacctctccagGTAAACTCATGCCTACCACACACAGCTTTGCCTCAGATCCTAAATATGCTGCACCCAAAGTGATCCAGGCACAGGGGAAGGACCCCGCCAGTAAGGGCCCCTGTATCCTCCCCATTGTACGTGATGGACGTAAAGTCAGTAACACCCACTATTACCTTCTGCCGGAGAGACCGCCGTACCTTGACCGATACGACCGCTTCTTCAGGGAGGCAGAGAGCCTTCCAGCCAGTGGTGTGGATGAGAGGCATATACGACAAGCTAACACCGCCACCGTCAGACCCATGGTGGTCAGCGGCCAGACTGTCCAGGGACATGCCCAGGGACAGGGCCTCGTCCAGCAAGGTGAGCTGAAGGCTAATTTCTCCTCCAACAATAACAGCAGTCTGGGTGGACCACGGTCAGCGATGAAGACATCAGTTAGTCTCCCTCGTGTCTGTTCAGACGGGCTGACAGCACCGGTGGTCACTGTTTCTTGCACCAGggcagatggaggaggaaactCAGCGGACAAGGTCAAAATG GTGCAGGAGGCAGTTCACGGTGTGACAATAGAGGAGTGCCAAGCTGCCCTCCAGAACCACAACTGGAATATCCAGAAAGCTGTGCATTACCTAAAG gtggagcagTTGTTCTGTTTGGGTCTGAGGAGCAGGTCAGAGTGTCTAAAGCTGCTGGAGATGTGTGACTGGAACCTGGAGGTGGCCAGCACTCAGATGTTAGATAACTATGGATCCACAACAAGGCAGAG ACGGTGA
- the tnk2b gene encoding tyrosine kinase, non-receptor, 2b isoform X3 → MRRFDKLKKSFPFLAHFHVYRKLGSSMQCEEGTEWLLELLMEVQLQQYFLRIRDDLNVTRLSHFDYVKNEDLEKIGMGRPGQRRLWEAVKRRKAMCKRKSWMSKVFSGKRPDGGDFPQQGQPASSFRKLSPTPPLGLGEGVLTTQSGGSAPLDGQQQALTCLIPEKDLTLFEKLGDGSFGVVKRGEWLTPSGKLNVAVKCLKTDVLSQPDALEDFICEVNAMHSLDHQNLIRLYGVVLTHPMKMVTELAPLGSLLERLRCVRPQGPVLIHTLCQYAVQVACGMAYLEQRRFIHRDLAARNILLASAHRVKIGDFGLMRALPNNHEHYVMQEHRKVPFAWCAPESLKTRTFSHATDTWMFGVTLWEMFTHGQEPWLGLNGSQILHKIDKECERLPKPEDCPQDIYNVMLQCWAQKPDDRPTFVALREFLLETMPTDMCALQDFDEPDKLQIQVNDVITIIEGRAENYWWRGQNKRTLKVGQFPRNVVTSVAGLSAHDISRPLKNSFIHTGHGDTNPNRCWGFPDRIDDLYLGNPMDPPDVLGLDLGGTRPTQLPGRAKKEPPPRPPQPAVLIKSKSAFSQQLLTRCSCPLCSLLAPLLKEPCYDPVNEDEDLTSAGLKRLSLRKTGSVKGLKLKPAVWVSASKQGSSRTTGSGYNPNSEVSLIDFGEEFPPSTPSPSPVVEIQIPSLAKLALQAENILDRTPPQSPSKSLPRPLHPTPVVDWDARPLPPPPAYDDVAQDEDDMEVSSINSSEQQHEEEQSDVHKPEEADEAFASGQKVQTEVLVPRGTERSGLEDNLFLPCKQSQGLSSSFSQSAEIFQELQQECMRRLNVPTGGAAQSTSPSQTSVSFPQTPQILQIKEGHQQIVLSSSEDKPQIPPRVPIPPRPIKRGDYTSARWSRDLSLSPTPADTTEDSSGPDQNRPPQIPPRDPLSQPGSRTPSPMGLVVGSPQQRVYSVSPTTMQAPLTSCPLTHSYGSYLSTSPGKLMPTTHSFASDPKYAAPKVIQAQGKDPASKGPCILPIVRDGRKVSNTHYYLLPERPPYLDRYDRFFREAESLPASGVDERHIRQANTATVRPMVVSGQTVQGHAQGQGLVQQGELKANFSSNNNSSLGGPRSAMKTSVSLPRVCSDGLTAPVVTVSCTRADGGGNSADKVKMVQEAVHGVTIEECQAALQNHNWNIQKAVHYLKVEQLFCLGLRSRSECLKLLEMCDWNLEVASTQMLDNYGSTTRQRR, encoded by the exons ATGCGACGCTTTGACAAGCTGAAAAAGTCATTCCCCTTCCTGGCACACTTTCACGTATATCGA aaacTGGGCAGCAGCATGCAGTGTGAGGAAGGCACAGAAtggctgctggagctgctgatggaggtgcagctgcagcagtactTCCTGCGGATCAGAGATGACCTTAACGTCACACGGCTGTCACACTTTGACTATGTCAAGAACGAAGACCTGGAGAAGATTGGCATGGGTCGACCTG GGCAGAGACGACTGTGGGAAGCTGTGAAAAGGAGGAAAGCCATGTGCAAGCGCAAGTCCTGGATGAGCAAG GTGTTTAGTGGTAAGCGCCCAGACGGAGGAGACTTCCCCCAACAGGGCCAGCCAGCCTCCTCCTTTCGAAAGCTGTCTCCCACACCTCCCCTGGGCCTGGGGGAGGGAGTCTTGACCACACAGTCTGGTGGTAGTGCTCCCCTTGATGGACAGCAGCAAGCTCTGACTTGTCTCATCCCAGAGAAGGACTTGACTTTGTTTGAGAAGCTTGGGGATGGCTCCTTTGGCGtggtgaagagaggagagtggCTGACACCATCAGGGAAG TTGAATGTGGCCGTGAAGTGTCTGAAGACAGATGTGCTCAGTCAGCCCGATGCTCTGGAGGATTTCATCTGTGAGGTCAACGCCATGCACTCCCTGGACCACCAGAACCTCATTCGCCTCTACGGTGTGGTGCTCACACACCCAATGAAGATG GTGACGGAGCTGGCTCCTCTGGGTTCTCTGCTGGAGCGTTTGCGATGCGTTCGTCCGCAGGGTCCAGTGCTGATCCACACTCTGTGTCAGTATGCTGTACAGGTGGCCTGTGGCATGGCCTACCTGGAGCAGAGGAGGTTCATTCACAGGGACCTGGCAGCCAG GAACATCCTGTTGGCGTCAGCTCACAGAGTGAAGATCGGTGACTTCGGgctgatgagggctctgcctaaCAACCACGAGCACTATGTCATGCAGGAACATCGCAAGGTCCCCTTTGCATG GTGTGCCCCAGAGAGTCTGAAGACCAGAACATTCTCCCATGCTACAGACACATGGATGTTTGGAGTTACACTCTGGGAGATGTTCACACATGGTCAGGAGCCTTGGCTGGGTCTTAATGGAAGCCAG ATTCTGCACAAGATTGATAAAGAATGTGAACGACTCCCTAAGCCAGAGGACTGTCCGCAGGATATCTATAATGTCATGCTGCAGTGTTGGGCACAGAAACCAGACGACAGACCTACTTTTGTCGCCCTGAGAGAGTTCCTGCTTGAG accatGCCCACAGACATGTGTGCTCTGCAGGACTTTGACGAGCCTGACAAACTGCAGATTCAGGTCAATGATGTCATCACCATCATAGAGGGAAG ggCAGAGAACTACTGGTGGAGGGGTCAAAACAAGCGTACTCTCAAGGTCGGACAGTTCCCCAGAAACGTGGTGACTTCGGTAGCGGGTCTGTCAGCTCACGATATCAGCCGGCCACTCAAGAACAGCTTCATCCACACAGGACATGGAGACACAAACCCTAATCGCTGCTGGGGCTTCCCTGACAGGATTGACGA CTTGTACCTCGGGAATCCCATGGATCCTCCTGATGTTCTGGGTTTAGACCTCGGTGGTACTCGGCCCACTCAGCTACCAGGACGAGCTAAAA aGGAGCCTCCTCCCCGCCCTCCTCAACCAGCAGTGTTAATCAAGAGTAAGTCTGCTTTCTCTCAGCAGCTCCTCACCCGTTGCTCCTGCCCTCTCTGTTCCCTCCTAGCTCCACTCCTCAAAG AGCCTTGCTACGATCCAGTAAACGAGGATGAGGATCTGACCTCTGCAGGACTAAAGAGGTTATCGCTTCGGAAAACAGGTTCAGTCAAAGGCTTAAAACTTAAACCCGCTGTGTGGGTCTCGGCTTCCAAACAGGGGAGTAGCCGGACTACAGGCTCAGGCTACAACCCCAACAGTGAAGTGTCCCTCATTGACTTTGGAGAGGAGTTCCCCCCGTCCACACCGTCCCCCTCCCCGGTGGTTGAAATTCAGATCCCCTCACTGGCGAAGCTGGCTTTGCAAGCAGAGAACATCCTGGACCGGACTCCACCTCAGAGTCCGTCTAAATCGTTGCCCCGCCCCCTTCACCCCACACCAGTAGTGGACTGGGACGCACGACCATTACCCCCGCCCCCAGCCTATGATGATGTAGCCCAAGATGAAGATGATATGGAG GTGAGTTCCATCAacagctcagagcagcagcatgaaGAGGAGCAAAGTGATGTCCATAAGCCAGAAGAGGCTGACGAAGCTTTCGCCTCTGGACAGAAGGTGCAGACTGAGGTTCTTGTCCCCAGGGGTACAGAAAGATCAGGTCTGGAGGATAACCTCTTTCTCCCCTGCAAGCAGAGCCAGGGCCTGTCCtcgtctttctctcagtctgcaGAAATCTTCCAAGAACTCCAGCAGGAGTGCATGAGGAGACTCAACGTACCAACAGGAGGCGCTGCTCAGTCAACTTCGCCATCCCAGACCTCAGTTTCATTCCCCCAGACTCCTCAGATCCTTCAGATCAAGGAGGGACACCAGCAGATTGTCCTCTCCTCCAGTGAAGACAAACCCCAGATCCCCCCACGTGTCCCCATCCCCCCTCGCCCTATAAAAAGGGGCGATTACACATCTGCTCGCTGGTCAAGagatctctctctgtccccaaCGCCTGCAGACACCACAGAGGACTCTTCAGGCCCAGACCAGAACCGACCACCTCAGATCCCTCCAAGGGACCCTTTGTCCCAGCCAGGCTCCAGGACTCCTAGCCCCATGGGCCTGGTAGTGGGCTCTCCCCAGCAGAGAGTCTACTCTGTCAGCCCCACCACCATGCAGGCCCCCCTTACCTCCTGCCCCCTCACACACAGCTACGGCTCCTacctctccacctctccagGTAAACTCATGCCTACCACACACAGCTTTGCCTCAGATCCTAAATATGCTGCACCCAAAGTGATCCAGGCACAGGGGAAGGACCCCGCCAGTAAGGGCCCCTGTATCCTCCCCATTGTACGTGATGGACGTAAAGTCAGTAACACCCACTATTACCTTCTGCCGGAGAGACCGCCGTACCTTGACCGATACGACCGCTTCTTCAGGGAGGCAGAGAGCCTTCCAGCCAGTGGTGTGGATGAGAGGCATATACGACAAGCTAACACCGCCACCGTCAGACCCATGGTGGTCAGCGGCCAGACTGTCCAGGGACATGCCCAGGGACAGGGCCTCGTCCAGCAAGGTGAGCTGAAGGCTAATTTCTCCTCCAACAATAACAGCAGTCTGGGTGGACCACGGTCAGCGATGAAGACATCAGTTAGTCTCCCTCGTGTCTGTTCAGACGGGCTGACAGCACCGGTGGTCACTGTTTCTTGCACCAGggcagatggaggaggaaactCAGCGGACAAGGTCAAAATG GTGCAGGAGGCAGTTCACGGTGTGACAATAGAGGAGTGCCAAGCTGCCCTCCAGAACCACAACTGGAATATCCAGAAAGCTGTGCATTACCTAAAG gtggagcagTTGTTCTGTTTGGGTCTGAGGAGCAGGTCAGAGTGTCTAAAGCTGCTGGAGATGTGTGACTGGAACCTGGAGGTGGCCAGCACTCAGATGTTAGATAACTATGGATCCACAACAAGGCAGAG ACGGTGA
- the tnk2b gene encoding tyrosine kinase, non-receptor, 2b isoform X4: MRRFDKLKKSFPFLAHFHVYRKLGSSMQCEEGTEWLLELLMEVQLQQYFLRIRDDLNVTRLSHFDYVKNEDLEKIGMGRPGQRRLWEAVKRRKAMCKRKSWMSKVFSGKRPDGGDFPQQGQPASSFRKLSPTPPLGLGEGVLTTQSGGSAPLDGQQQALTCLIPEKDLTLFEKLGDGSFGVVKRGEWLTPSGKVLNVAVKCLKTDVLSQPDALEDFICEVNAMHSLDHQNLIRLYGVVLTHPMKMVTELAPLGSLLERLRCVRPQGPVLIHTLCQYAVQVACGMAYLEQRRFIHRDLAARNILLASAHRVKIGDFGLMRALPNNHEHYVMQEHRKVPFAWCAPESLKTRTFSHATDTWMFGVTLWEMFTHGQEPWLGLNGSQILHKIDKECERLPKPEDCPQDIYNVMLQCWAQKPDDRPTFVALREFLLETMPTDMCALQDFDEPDKLQIQVNDVITIIEGRAENYWWRGQNKRTLKVGQFPRNVVTSVAGLSAHDISRPLKNSFIHTGHGDTNPNRCWGFPDRIDDLYLGNPMDPPDVLGLDLGGTRPTQLPGRAKKPCYDPVNEDEDLTSAGLKRLSLRKTGSVKGLKLKPAVWVSASKQGSSRTTGSGYNPNSEVSLIDFGEEFPPSTPSPSPVVEIQIPSLAKLALQAENILDRTPPQSPSKSLPRPLHPTPVVDWDARPLPPPPAYDDVAQDEDDMEVSSINSSEQQHEEEQSDVHKPEEADEAFASGQKVQTEVLVPRGTERSGLEDNLFLPCKQSQGLSSSFSQSAEIFQELQQECMRRLNVPTGGAAQSTSPSQTSVSFPQTPQILQIKEGHQQIVLSSSEDKPQIPPRVPIPPRPIKRGDYTSARWSRDLSLSPTPADTTEDSSGPDQNRPPQIPPRDPLSQPGSRTPSPMGLVVGSPQQRVYSVSPTTMQAPLTSCPLTHSYGSYLSTSPGKLMPTTHSFASDPKYAAPKVIQAQGKDPASKGPCILPIVRDGRKVSNTHYYLLPERPPYLDRYDRFFREAESLPASGVDERHIRQANTATVRPMVVSGQTVQGHAQGQGLVQQGELKANFSSNNNSSLGGPRSAMKTSVSLPRVCSDGLTAPVVTVSCTRADGGGNSADKVKMVQEAVHGVTIEECQAALQNHNWNIQKAVHYLKVEQLFCLGLRSRSECLKLLEMCDWNLEVASTQMLDNYGSTTRQRR, encoded by the exons ATGCGACGCTTTGACAAGCTGAAAAAGTCATTCCCCTTCCTGGCACACTTTCACGTATATCGA aaacTGGGCAGCAGCATGCAGTGTGAGGAAGGCACAGAAtggctgctggagctgctgatggaggtgcagctgcagcagtactTCCTGCGGATCAGAGATGACCTTAACGTCACACGGCTGTCACACTTTGACTATGTCAAGAACGAAGACCTGGAGAAGATTGGCATGGGTCGACCTG GGCAGAGACGACTGTGGGAAGCTGTGAAAAGGAGGAAAGCCATGTGCAAGCGCAAGTCCTGGATGAGCAAG GTGTTTAGTGGTAAGCGCCCAGACGGAGGAGACTTCCCCCAACAGGGCCAGCCAGCCTCCTCCTTTCGAAAGCTGTCTCCCACACCTCCCCTGGGCCTGGGGGAGGGAGTCTTGACCACACAGTCTGGTGGTAGTGCTCCCCTTGATGGACAGCAGCAAGCTCTGACTTGTCTCATCCCAGAGAAGGACTTGACTTTGTTTGAGAAGCTTGGGGATGGCTCCTTTGGCGtggtgaagagaggagagtggCTGACACCATCAGGGAAGGTG TTGAATGTGGCCGTGAAGTGTCTGAAGACAGATGTGCTCAGTCAGCCCGATGCTCTGGAGGATTTCATCTGTGAGGTCAACGCCATGCACTCCCTGGACCACCAGAACCTCATTCGCCTCTACGGTGTGGTGCTCACACACCCAATGAAGATG GTGACGGAGCTGGCTCCTCTGGGTTCTCTGCTGGAGCGTTTGCGATGCGTTCGTCCGCAGGGTCCAGTGCTGATCCACACTCTGTGTCAGTATGCTGTACAGGTGGCCTGTGGCATGGCCTACCTGGAGCAGAGGAGGTTCATTCACAGGGACCTGGCAGCCAG GAACATCCTGTTGGCGTCAGCTCACAGAGTGAAGATCGGTGACTTCGGgctgatgagggctctgcctaaCAACCACGAGCACTATGTCATGCAGGAACATCGCAAGGTCCCCTTTGCATG GTGTGCCCCAGAGAGTCTGAAGACCAGAACATTCTCCCATGCTACAGACACATGGATGTTTGGAGTTACACTCTGGGAGATGTTCACACATGGTCAGGAGCCTTGGCTGGGTCTTAATGGAAGCCAG ATTCTGCACAAGATTGATAAAGAATGTGAACGACTCCCTAAGCCAGAGGACTGTCCGCAGGATATCTATAATGTCATGCTGCAGTGTTGGGCACAGAAACCAGACGACAGACCTACTTTTGTCGCCCTGAGAGAGTTCCTGCTTGAG accatGCCCACAGACATGTGTGCTCTGCAGGACTTTGACGAGCCTGACAAACTGCAGATTCAGGTCAATGATGTCATCACCATCATAGAGGGAAG ggCAGAGAACTACTGGTGGAGGGGTCAAAACAAGCGTACTCTCAAGGTCGGACAGTTCCCCAGAAACGTGGTGACTTCGGTAGCGGGTCTGTCAGCTCACGATATCAGCCGGCCACTCAAGAACAGCTTCATCCACACAGGACATGGAGACACAAACCCTAATCGCTGCTGGGGCTTCCCTGACAGGATTGACGA CTTGTACCTCGGGAATCCCATGGATCCTCCTGATGTTCTGGGTTTAGACCTCGGTGGTACTCGGCCCACTCAGCTACCAGGACGAGCTAAAA AGCCTTGCTACGATCCAGTAAACGAGGATGAGGATCTGACCTCTGCAGGACTAAAGAGGTTATCGCTTCGGAAAACAGGTTCAGTCAAAGGCTTAAAACTTAAACCCGCTGTGTGGGTCTCGGCTTCCAAACAGGGGAGTAGCCGGACTACAGGCTCAGGCTACAACCCCAACAGTGAAGTGTCCCTCATTGACTTTGGAGAGGAGTTCCCCCCGTCCACACCGTCCCCCTCCCCGGTGGTTGAAATTCAGATCCCCTCACTGGCGAAGCTGGCTTTGCAAGCAGAGAACATCCTGGACCGGACTCCACCTCAGAGTCCGTCTAAATCGTTGCCCCGCCCCCTTCACCCCACACCAGTAGTGGACTGGGACGCACGACCATTACCCCCGCCCCCAGCCTATGATGATGTAGCCCAAGATGAAGATGATATGGAG GTGAGTTCCATCAacagctcagagcagcagcatgaaGAGGAGCAAAGTGATGTCCATAAGCCAGAAGAGGCTGACGAAGCTTTCGCCTCTGGACAGAAGGTGCAGACTGAGGTTCTTGTCCCCAGGGGTACAGAAAGATCAGGTCTGGAGGATAACCTCTTTCTCCCCTGCAAGCAGAGCCAGGGCCTGTCCtcgtctttctctcagtctgcaGAAATCTTCCAAGAACTCCAGCAGGAGTGCATGAGGAGACTCAACGTACCAACAGGAGGCGCTGCTCAGTCAACTTCGCCATCCCAGACCTCAGTTTCATTCCCCCAGACTCCTCAGATCCTTCAGATCAAGGAGGGACACCAGCAGATTGTCCTCTCCTCCAGTGAAGACAAACCCCAGATCCCCCCACGTGTCCCCATCCCCCCTCGCCCTATAAAAAGGGGCGATTACACATCTGCTCGCTGGTCAAGagatctctctctgtccccaaCGCCTGCAGACACCACAGAGGACTCTTCAGGCCCAGACCAGAACCGACCACCTCAGATCCCTCCAAGGGACCCTTTGTCCCAGCCAGGCTCCAGGACTCCTAGCCCCATGGGCCTGGTAGTGGGCTCTCCCCAGCAGAGAGTCTACTCTGTCAGCCCCACCACCATGCAGGCCCCCCTTACCTCCTGCCCCCTCACACACAGCTACGGCTCCTacctctccacctctccagGTAAACTCATGCCTACCACACACAGCTTTGCCTCAGATCCTAAATATGCTGCACCCAAAGTGATCCAGGCACAGGGGAAGGACCCCGCCAGTAAGGGCCCCTGTATCCTCCCCATTGTACGTGATGGACGTAAAGTCAGTAACACCCACTATTACCTTCTGCCGGAGAGACCGCCGTACCTTGACCGATACGACCGCTTCTTCAGGGAGGCAGAGAGCCTTCCAGCCAGTGGTGTGGATGAGAGGCATATACGACAAGCTAACACCGCCACCGTCAGACCCATGGTGGTCAGCGGCCAGACTGTCCAGGGACATGCCCAGGGACAGGGCCTCGTCCAGCAAGGTGAGCTGAAGGCTAATTTCTCCTCCAACAATAACAGCAGTCTGGGTGGACCACGGTCAGCGATGAAGACATCAGTTAGTCTCCCTCGTGTCTGTTCAGACGGGCTGACAGCACCGGTGGTCACTGTTTCTTGCACCAGggcagatggaggaggaaactCAGCGGACAAGGTCAAAATG GTGCAGGAGGCAGTTCACGGTGTGACAATAGAGGAGTGCCAAGCTGCCCTCCAGAACCACAACTGGAATATCCAGAAAGCTGTGCATTACCTAAAG gtggagcagTTGTTCTGTTTGGGTCTGAGGAGCAGGTCAGAGTGTCTAAAGCTGCTGGAGATGTGTGACTGGAACCTGGAGGTGGCCAGCACTCAGATGTTAGATAACTATGGATCCACAACAAGGCAGAG ACGGTGA